A single genomic interval of Rhodopirellula bahusiensis harbors:
- a CDS encoding type II secretion system protein, with the protein MRLRSAFTLIELIVVLCILVAISGILIPVYSGTIQNANQVVTISSLNQIGDAMGDYWRDTKFVTLDGITTTATESDRFDIDWLFANPVTGDGTIDFSFHSKIGWRGPYLWTSTGDQVSAGAPYMVDAWSHSILVQDVLPTAVPRDLRIVSAGPDGVVTIPPSTATAALTSTDVGDDLYVALTLH; encoded by the coding sequence ATGCGATTGAGATCAGCATTCACTCTCATTGAGTTGATTGTTGTCCTTTGCATCTTGGTGGCGATATCGGGAATTTTGATTCCCGTGTATTCGGGCACGATTCAAAACGCGAATCAGGTCGTCACCATATCTTCGCTGAATCAGATCGGCGATGCGATGGGCGACTATTGGCGCGATACCAAATTCGTCACGCTGGACGGGATCACGACAACCGCAACTGAGTCCGATCGATTTGACATCGATTGGCTTTTTGCGAATCCAGTCACTGGCGATGGCACCATCGACTTCTCGTTCCATTCAAAGATTGGATGGCGTGGACCCTATTTGTGGACGTCCACGGGTGATCAAGTCAGCGCAGGCGCGCCGTACATGGTCGATGCATGGAGTCATTCCATTCTCGTCCAAGACGTCCTTCCAACCGCGGTGCCTCGCGATTTGCGAATTGTTTCCGCGGGTCCCGACGGCGTTGTCACGATTCCACCGTCGACAGCGACGGCAGCATTGACCAGCACAGATGTAGGAGACGACCTTTATGTCGCTCTCACACTGCACTGA